DNA from Nymphaea colorata isolate Beijing-Zhang1983 chromosome 4, ASM883128v2, whole genome shotgun sequence:
ataatacatatatgtaccATATATATTCATACGTATAACATTATTTTGCCTTCTTTGCTTAATCTTTACTCTTTTTACTTTGTTAAAATAAGAGTTTGATAGCCTGGAATCTGGATTTATTAAAAATTGCTTGTTGCAGTTCTTCATGAGAATTCTTAGCTACGTGATGCATTGTCTTCCTTAAgtcaaagaaaaaaggaaaattaactatatattttttgtccTCAATTGTTCAgtgcttctgtttctttttcaggtgaaTGAGGCCAAAAATGTGCTGAAGCTTTGTGATTTTGGTAATGCTATGCTTGTTGGGAAGAATGAGATTACACCATAGTTGTATCTCTGTTCAGTAAGTCCTCCGTTTGGTTCTGTTCAAGTATGGTTGTATCTCTATTCATTAGTTGTTTTCACTGCAACTTTGAAAATCTGTTGCGTGTGCAAATTCAGGTACTTCTTTGTGTGATGTGTATGCTTCCGAATCGTGATGTGAGGGTTATTATTGACTGGTTTCTTGAAACAGCAGTACTTGGCTTGCCGTATGACCATGCTTTGGACATATAGGTCAGTTGGCTGCTGCTTGTACGAGCTATATACAGGAAAGGTCCTCTTCCCTGGACCATCAAACAATGACATGCTTCGGCTTCATATGGAGTTAAAAGgtccatttcataaaaagatGCTCAGGAAGGTATGCGATTTTTTGGCATGGATAGTATACTTACTTTGGACGACTGATTTTGTTCATCTTGTGATTGATATCCTTTTTTACTCTGTCTTCTATTTTAGGGAGCCTTTACAGATCATCATTTTGATCGGGATCTGAATTTCCATGCCACTGAGGAAGATCCTGTTACAAAGAAGgtgatcattttttcattatcatgtACTTCAGGTTAATTTATCTATAGCATGGTGAAAGTACACCTTGTTTgtgttatatatttatatatatatatcattgttcaGTAACAAGTGGCTGGGTATGGCCATTATGTCCTTTATACCTGCATCTTAATTGACTCCACAAGGACGATGCAGGGAGTTCTTTCCTTGGTCAGCAATACCATAATAAAGCAAGCCAAGTAGAGATGTGCACCGAAAGGATGTAAGTGAACAATGCTAATCAGCTAGTTTGTAACAAATGTACGTAAGGTAACTAATTAGCTAATGACAAAGTGACTATAGTTGTTGAAAGGGCACTCTTATGGGTTTAAGATAGAAAACATCGATTTCAAGATCTGAGTGTGGGAGATTGACTTGcagttgaagaaagagattCCTGATTTCTTTCACAAAATGTATAAAATCTATCACTTTTACTGTAGATTTCTGTTGTTCTGTAAAGATTACTGTAGATTTagtgttttgtgaagatatggcatcaaatttcaaacaatcCTGCATGACAATGGTCACAAAGGTGAGGAAAATGATTGGTAGAAAATCATGTGCAAGTGTTATAATTAGATGATGGACAATAaatagatgatattttattgttttcattttttatttgcttaaataATTTCATCTTGTCTTGCTTAGAACTttaaagttttttcttaatgtgTTATTACTTGTAACATTATGAGCATGTTATGTTAATTGATGTTTATTCCCATAAGTCTATATTTATGTGGAACATGtttttaatggaaaacatttttttctttatcttttttgtttttttaatttattttgaacttttaacattaaattgaatttccggtacttttcacctcttctttttttggttgcagtTGAAGAACCACCTGTATGCATAATGTTTTTCCCTTTAgctgttcccaaactgacaccaacatgtTCTTCTTCAAGCTCAACGTcgtcaccttcactttcttcctctgcatgtgggtccccatatccttcctctgcatcttgcatttctttttcaatcctatttgctttcactgcattaaGAAGCTCCatacactggtgctttacatacgctggcaatggattctcttgggagccattgcaagcagccacatcactgtgtgtaccagctatatggtttttaaagcgagagatccctcctgatatgatttgcttacaataattgtacttaactcttaacctatctttAGGATTCACCCTTGtgcaccactgccatgcaggatccgacattatagcttcacaaaacaagtaaaaacatacaaataaatgcaggaaataagagaaatgaatgattcaacggcaaaaatgagttatttcttaccttcttggtgttagaaaccaaaaaaccctctttcttcAAGCTTCCCACCATcccgagactccccacaacaagaaataaagcgacttcaccggcaaatcttaatgcaaatggagaaaatctctccctcccacgtctctagcagcgttgagaaacaagaaaagagagagagaggagtgtcCGTTTCAAAATAAGACGCAAAAATAAACCCGTATTGTACAATACAGAGGTGTAttgcccgtatcgtacgatacggtgcgatacgcacgcgtatcgtgtGTAATACTCGTACCGTATCGTTTATttgatacggacgatacgtatcgtacgatacgcatccgtatcatacaatacatataacattgGTTGTCATACGTTATGGTATGGCGTATTTGTTGGTCCCATCAATACGGGTACATTGGTTTTAGTCATTCAACTTGAATTCGCTTGGACCAGCTAGTCGTTTTGTGGTCTTAAACAACACGTACTTGACTTCTAAATTGACAAATAAAGACCGAAAAAATGGTTAATTGGTGTGATTGGTGAGGACTGCTCAACTTAGTCGGTCAAGTGGTCCATAGATTATGCTCCAGCCAACTTGATAGTCATGGACCTGTCAACTGATCATTGGCCAGAACGATAAGCATCTATTTGTCCAATTGGTTGCTAGGTTCCCGATGACCCAACAATTTGTAAGTGCTATGAGATGTAGTTATGTTATGGAAATGTGGTGTCCTATGATGTGAgagtttctcaatttttttcttaagaaattgcTCCCAACAATATTAAAATGTGTCTTGTCTCtaaaacaaaatgttgcatCTGCATGAGGTAAAGAAAGTGCTGAGTGTTATCCATATCGGACAATACGTATCATATAGGTTTGAGAAACCTATGCGATACGCATACAACACATGATATGCCTGTGGATCATAGCTGTATCGTCCGTATCATGCGATACAAAGGCTGTACTGTACGATGTGGCTGATACAGATACGGGGacaaaacggaaaaaaaaacattgttttttgtgcttctttttaaaatcGGACATCCCTTCCACTTTCTAAACATCTCTAAGAGCTGTGGGAGGGGAGGTTTtactagttttctaaaaaaatcaacatatgtTGGTGAACAAATTCcatttgaaggcattgaaaattaaaatt
Protein-coding regions in this window:
- the LOC116252247 gene encoding uncharacterized protein LOC116252247 isoform X3, whose protein sequence is MTMLWTYRSVGCCLYELYTGKVLFPGPSNNDMLRLHMELKGPFHKKMLRKGAFTDHHFDRDLNFHATEEDPVTKKGLWQFSEANITMVLMVEDSRKKGRADDFWCLLCTVEFSVYSTLYICILPSLTINHVSTFYYLTLYSYSFF